The following are encoded together in the Zingiber officinale cultivar Zhangliang chromosome 8A, Zo_v1.1, whole genome shotgun sequence genome:
- the LOC122009911 gene encoding putative F-box protein At1g23770 — protein sequence MKLRIRSMATKETLRIEAPDSCSINHLKTLVARALSTAASTSSILPESVRLSLNRKDELFASSDQDSLQAIGLTSGDLIYFSIASDSQTLAPSATCRPSPMGISNLHPVSLMDNLGDDGDASVSLRSVNLALLSSPVHASKVNADSSSIGQVLVPDNSTAIATEPIVSQLEEIIQEDDKMEVDVEDMITGKSFSVPCFLERVMEAEKGETEGILGRLVITIQAVFLESGFVVNDGGSGYGSRLPEGWSSKASNFSIHYTLPELTEARDGRNAKAAILRFSVMGNYATVYGFLSGAHPDVYRVCFDLPKLAPILSSSFDSLSGSEEEEIFELWKVVKDMLSLPLLIDLCHKNGLQSPACFMLLPTDLKIMIFEFLSGIDVSKVGCTCSELRYLSSNNDLWKKKFLEEFGDVDERLLIGRSWKDKYANYWVRKKNADKRTERNIFTMRNTRFDPFIPQRFPMMGGDYDRFPEIGSMIPGGPRLGFAPLRGRRNFSPNCNLGGNEPGFLG from the coding sequence ATGAAGCTTCGGATCCGCTCCATGGCGACGAAGGAGACCCTGAGGATCGAAGCCCCCGATTCCTGCTCCATCAACCATCTCAAAACCCTCGTCGCTCGCGCCCTCTCCACCGCCGCCTCGACTTCCTCGATCTTGCCGGAGTCGGTTCGCCTCTCCCTCAACCGCAAGGACGAGCTTTTCGCCTCATCGGACCAGGACTCCCTTCAAGCTATCGGGCTCACTTCTGGCGACCTCATTTACTTCTCGATTGCCTCCGACTCCCAAACACTAGCCCCGTCGGCGACCTGTCGCCCCTCTCCAATGGGAATATCGAATCTTCATCCGGTTTCGCTAATGGATAATCTCGGGGATGACGGTGATGCATCGGTAAGCCTTCGATCTGTGAATCTAGCTCTATTGTCTTCCCCCGTCCATGCTTCGAAGGTAAATGCAGATAGCTCGAGTATTGGGCAAGTTTTGGTTCCAGATAATTCCACCGCCATAGCCACAGAGCCGATTGTATCTCAACTAGAGGAAATAATTCAAGAAGATGACAAAATGGAGGTAGACGTAGAGGACATGATAACGGGGAAGTCTTTCTCGGTTCCTTGTTTTCTTGAGAGGGTTATGGAAGCCGAGAAGGGGGAGACTGAGGGCATTTTGGGGCGGCTTGTGATCACCATCCAAGCTGTTTTTCTTGAGTCAGGCTTCGTAGTTAATGATGGTGGAAGTGGCTATGGATCTCGATTGCCTGAAGGATGGTCATCAAAAGCTTCTAACTTTTCAATTCATTACACTCTTCCTGAACTCACAGAAGCCCGTGATGGAAGGAACGCCAAGGCAGCCATattgaggttctcggtgatggggAATTATGCCACGGTTTATGGATTCCTGAGTGGAGCTCATCCGGATGTTTACCGAGTCTGTTTTGATCTGCCAAAGTTGGCACCTATATTGTCCTCATCATTTGATTCCCTCAGCGGATCTGAAGAAGAAGAGATTTTTGAACTGTGGAAGGTTGTCAAGGATATGCTCTCGTTGCCTCTTCTCATTGATCTCTGTCACAAGAATGGATTGCAATCGCCAGCTTGCTTTATGCTCCTTCCTACAGATCTTAAGATCATGATTTTCGAGTTCCTTTCAGGCATCGATGTTTCTAAGGTTGGCTGCACTTGTTCTGAGTTGAGGTATCTATCATCAAATAACGATCTTTGGAAGAAGAAGTTTCTTGAGGAATTTGGGGATGTTGATGAAAGGTTACTTATAGGAAGAAGCTGGAAAGATAAATATGCAAATTACTGGGTGAGAAAAAAGAATGCTGACAAGAGGACTGAAAGGAACATATTTACTATGCGGAATACGCGGTTTGACCCATTTATTCCACAAAGATTTCCGATGATGGGGGGAGATTATGACAGGTTCCCTGAAATTGGCAGCATGATTCCAGGTGGTCCGAGATTGGGATTTGCACCTCTTCGGGGTCGAAGGAACTTCTCCCCTAATTGCAACCTCGGAGGCAATGAGCCAGGGTTCCTTGGGTAa